TCGCCGATCTCGTTCTCGAGGAACACGAGGCACGCGGCGTCTTCGAGCGCTTGCGTGCCGGGGTTGGTCTTCAGCGCGGTCTTCGAAACCCACGTGTAAACCTCGTCGGCCTCGCCCGCTGGAACGCCGCCGGCGAGGAGCAGCTCCCGCGCGCGGCCGGCTTGTTTCACATAGAGCGATTGGCGCCACTTGAGGTAGCCGACCTTGCCGTCGGGGAACGTCGTGCGCGGCACGCTCCAGCGTTCGAGGTGCTGGCAACGCGCGGCGAGGCGCAGCAGCGGCGTGGCGTCGGGCACGACGCGCGCGACCCACGCCTCCATGCGCTCGGCGTAGACGAGTTCCGCGGCGCGGCCATCGGCCGTTTTCTTCGGATCGGCAGCGTGGGAGGCGTCGATGAGCGAGCGGGCGGCGGCGTAGGCGTCGGACATGGCCGAGAGCGAGACGGGCGCAACCGGCGGCGGCAAGCGGGCGGTGCGTCACGCCGCTCCGCGCGGTCCGCGTTCGACGCATCGGGCTTGCCGTCAGCGCCGGGCTCGCTCCCTTGTCTCGCGCGCATGAGCGAACCCACCCCGACCGATGTTCGTGTCCAGCTCGACGCCGTTTATCGCGCCGAGGCGGGGCGCGTGTTGGCCACGCTGGTGCGGTTGCTGGGAGGCTTCGAGCTCGCGGAGGACGCGATGCACGAGGCGTTTCGCGCGGCGGCGGAGCGTTGGCCGGTGGAAGGATTCCCGCGGAATCCGCGCGCCTGGCTCGTGTCGACGGCGCGCTTCAAGGCGATCGATGCGCTGCGGCGGGAGTCGCGATTGGACGCCGCGCA
This window of the Candidatus Didemnitutus sp. genome carries:
- a CDS encoding DUF4202 domain-containing protein, translating into MSDAYAAARSLIDASHAADPKKTADGRAAELVYAERMEAWVARVVPDATPLLRLAARCQHLERWSVPRTTFPDGKVGYLKWRQSLYVKQAGRARELLLAGGVPAGEADEVYTWVSKTALKTNPGTQALEDAACLVFLENEIGDFAAQHADYPREKFIEILRKTWKKMSPRAHELALALPLPAPIAALVREAVIAG